In Nicotiana tabacum cultivar K326 chromosome 17, ASM71507v2, whole genome shotgun sequence, one DNA window encodes the following:
- the LOC107761790 gene encoding uncharacterized protein LOC107761790 — MVPKISKLKVSEKARKLVFPEMLGSLVVGREERNYIMGSDKRDESTGEELRTFEPHGFALKHMIKDQTNDFDEELSVPQKTNRSLGAIVHACINDDDDEKRSDLEYELSEKEITLEKLQRVASSGIPNGGSLRAIIWKLLLGYLPTSPDLWEKELTESRLKYAKLKDELLLNPSELSRRKDKSLRFLGHDTNSKVSEALERYNISKEDHPLSLGKTSIWHQYFEFTEISDQIDRDLQRTHPDLEFFSGDSPLSRKNRESMRNILLLFAKLNPAISYVQGMNEVLAPLYYVFSTDSDEHNTEDLEADTFSCFVILMSSCVDHFCQQLDSSSVGIHSTLSNLSKLLKTNDEELWHHLEYKSKVDPQFYAFRWITLLLTQEFRLHHILRIWDTLLSNPFGLQEMLLRICCAMLMCVKSKLLSGDFVDNLKLLQHFPELDVERLLQIAQSMTIDTSFLSAV, encoded by the exons ATGGTGCCTAAAATTAGCAAGCTCAAGGTTTCAGAAAAAGCGAGGAAATTAGTATTTCCTGAAATGCTTGGTAGCTTAGTGGTTGGTAGAGAAGAAAGAAATTACATTATGGGGTCTGATAAAAGAGATGAATCTACCGGTGAAGAATTACGCACTTTTGAGCCTCATGGGTTTGCTCTAAAACATATGATTAAGGATCAAACTAATGATTTTGACGAGGAGCTTAGTGTTCCCCAAAAGACAAATAGGAGTTTGGGAGCAATTGTGCACGCCTGCattaatgatgatgatgatgaaaaaAGATCTGATCTTGAATATGAG CTTTCTGAGAAGGAGATTACTTTGGAGAAGTTGCAAAGAGTTGCCAGTTCAGGTATTCCAAACGGAGGGAGTTTGCGAGCAATAATTTGGAAG CTATTGTTGGGGTATTTACCGACTTCTCCTGACTTATGGGAAAAGGAGTTGACTGAGAGtcgattaaaatatgctaagctCAAAGATGAGCTTTTACTAAACCCT TCAGAATTGTCAAGGAGAAAAGATAAAAGCTTGAGATTTCTTGGACATGATACTAACAGCAAAGTCAGTGAGGCCCTTGAACGCTACAACATCTCAAAAGAGGATCATCCGCTAAGCTTAGGTAAAACTAGTATATGGCATCAGTACTTTGAG TTTACAGAAATTTCAGATCAAATAGACCGTGATTTGCAGCGAACTCATCCAGATTTAGAATTCTTCTCAGGAGACTCACCACTATCTAGGAAGAATAGG GAGTCGATGAGAAATATTCTTCTTTTGTTTGCAAAGTTAAATCCGGCAATTAGTTATGTGCAAGGTATGAATGAGGTCTTGGCCCCATTATACTATGTCTTCAGCACTGATAGTGATGAGCACAATACT GAAGATTTAGAAGCAGATACTTTTTCCTGTTTTGTTATACTAATGAGTAGCTGTGTGGATCACTTCTGTCAACAACTAGATAGCAGTTCTGTGGGTATCCACTCCACTCTttcaaacttgtcaaagttattaaAAACCAATGATGAGGAATTGTGGCACCATCTTGAATATAAATCAAAG GTTGACCCGCAATTCTATGCGTTTAGGTGGATCACTCTGCTTCTTACTCAGGAGTTTAGGCTGCATCACATCCTAAGGATCTGGGATACACTTTTAAGCAATCCCTTTGGCCTTCAG GAAATGCTTTTGAGGATCTGTTGTGCTATGCTCATGTGTGTCAAAAGCAAACTACTGAGTGGTGATTTCGTTGACAACTTAAAACTTTTACAACATTTCCCTGAACTAGATGTTGAGCGCCTTCTCCAGATAGCACAGAGCATGACTATTGACACGTCGTTCCTTTCAGCTGTGTAA
- the LOC107761789 gene encoding oxoglutarate-dependent flavonoid 7-O-demethylase 1-like produces the protein MEAHTGELEDSMKVPSVQELAKQKLVTIPSRYVRDDQDRSISSSDKEVPVIDLQRLNSTDHSMNLELQKLHFAAKDWGFFQLINHGVSSSVVEKMKSEIQKFFNLPLEAKEKFEQLPGDTDGFGQLFLVSDDQKLDWADMFCLKTSPTHLRKPIFSKLSLSFRETIDAYSEEVKELAMKVLKVLGKAVGIKAEEVNNLFEKGMQSMRMNYYPPCPQPDLVMGLCPHSDACALAILLQVNETEGLQIRKDGIWIPILPLPNAFVVNVGDSLEIFSNGIYRSIEHRSVVSAVKERISIATFHSPRLDGELGPATSLITADTPPIFKTINVHEYFRGFFTRKLDGKSYLDTMRITSAN, from the exons ATGGAAGCACATACGGGAGAGCTAGAAGATTCCATGAAAGTTCCTTCTGTTCAGGAACTGGCAAAGCAGAAATTGGTGACGATTCCATCGCGATATGTACGTGATGATCAGGACCGTTCAATTTCATCGTCAGATAAGGAAGTTCCAGTCATTGACTTGCAACGATTAAACTCTACTGATCATTCAATGAATCTCGAGCTTCAGAAATTGCATTTTGCAGCCAAAGATTGGGGTTTTTTTCAG TTGATTAATCATGGAGTAAGTTCTTCAGTGGTGGAGAAAATGAAATCTGAGATTCAAAAATTCTTCAATCTGCCATTGGAAGCGAAAGAGAAGTTTGAACAATTGCCAGGGGATACAGATGGGTTTGGGCAGCTATTCCTTGTCTCTGATGATCAAAAGCTTGACTGGGCAGACATGTTTTGCTTGAAGACCTCGCCTACACATTTAAGGAAGCCTATATTTTCCAAGCTTTCCCTTTCATTTAG AGAGACAATTGATGCGTACTCAGAAGAAGTAAAGGAGCTAGCCATGAAAGTTTTGAAAGTGTTGGGTAAAGCTGTGGGGATTAAAGCAGAAGAAGTGAACAACCTTTTTGAAAAAGGGATGCAATCAATGAGAATGAATTATTATCCACCCTGTCCACAACCAGATCTTGTGATGGGACTTTGCCCTCACTCTGATGCATGTGCCTTAGCAATCCTTCTTCAAGTAAATGAAACTGAAGGTCTTCAAATTAGGAAAGATGGAATTTGGATTCCCATTTTACCCCTCCCCAATGCTTTCGTAGTCAATGTTGGAGATTCTTTGGAG ATATTTTCAAATGGAATTTACAGAAGCATAGAGCATAGATCAGTGGTGAGCGCAGTGAAAGAAAGGATCTCCATAGCAACATTTCATAGTCCAAGATTGGATGGTGAATTAGGTCCAGCAACTAGCCTTATTACTGCTGATACTCCACCGATATTTAAAACTATAAATGTCCATGAATATTTTAGAGGATTCTTCACCCGTAAACTTGATGGGAAATCATATTTGGACACCATGAGAATCACTAGTGCAAATTAA